The Penicillium digitatum chromosome 6, complete sequence genome contains the following window.
TGAGATTACTGGCGCCGAAGATGTAGAGTGTCTTTTCACCAATGGCATTGAACATGACGGGGCAGAGGAGAGTCTCAAGGTTCTGTCAGTATATTACTGTTGTATTATTTAAGATGTTCACTTACCAGCCATCCATTTCCAATACTCCATCCGACAACACCAAAGGCATTTCCACGTGCACGAACAGCCAGGGGGAAGATCTCAGCCGGATAAACCCTTTGTGTCAGAATTAGCATCGAACGAAAGGGTCAAGACGCGAGTTCCGTACCAAGGGACTGTGAGCCACGAAGCTCCAAATGCAGATGTAAAGATAAAAATCATCGAAGCTGCGGCCGCACCATACGAGGATGCCTTGCTCATGTCACCGGCTGCCTTGTTGTCAATGGCGAGACGGGAAAATCCACCCGCAAGGAACATGGCAATGCCCTGGGCAACCGCGCCCCAATACAAAGTCCACCGGCGACCGATGCGGTCGAGAGTGAACACACAAACTAGAGTAGCAAACTAGACACACGTATTAGCAACACTCGGTCTTTGCCCCAACGCCGAAACGCACCATGTAGAAGACATTGTTCAATCCACTAATCCACTGGCTCTTCGTTGAATCAAATCCAGCAATGCCAAATATAGTTGGTGCGTAAACAGTAACTCCTGCAATACCAACCCATTCCTGCATGATCTGTAGCCAAATGACCAACTGCACACGGCGGCCGATATGCAGGTCGCCGGATCTGTAGCCAATCAGCATAGACAGATATGAGTCACCGTGGTTCACTGTCCGCTCTAGCTCCGCAATGCTTAGGATGTCCTGAAACTCGGCTTCCGCTCGGAGGAGGTCCTCTCCGCTAGATCCACGTAGACGATGTAGAATGTAGCGGGCCTCTTCCTCCCGGCCGACTTTAACGAGCCATCGAGGTGATTCTGGGAAGAACCAGACAGCCACAAAGAGGGTTATGAGGAAGAGAATTTGGAATGCAATGGGGAATCTCCAGCGGAAGGCTGACTCTCCGTTGTCGATGAAAGATAGGCCACTGTCGAGCATTAGAAAAGAGATTGCAGAGGTTGGATAGATTTACATACAACTCCAACCAATAGGCCAACACAACACCAAAAATGTTCAGCGTAAATTCAATGGCAATGAACTGTCCACGCGAAGTATGTTCAGCCGTCTCAGTAGCCCAGACAGGAACGATAGCGTTCAAAATTCCGGTTCCAATTCCGTTGACGAAACGCGCTGCTAAAGTTAGTCTAAGTCTGCATGTTATGAAACCTATGGCATCCATACCGCATATCATCCAATTGTGGTTTTGTGCCGAACACTGCAGGGCCGCGCCCAGAATAGCCCACAAAGCACCCGCTGCAATGGTCTTGATTCTTCCTCTGCGGTCTCCAAGCCAGCCACCCAGTAGTGCACCGAAAAGTGTTCCCAGGTAGTAGACCGACACAATACCACCTTGTAGCAAGGAATTGGTGACCACCGGTTTCACCTTGCCATCCACCATCTCAGTATAACCGAAGCCCATGAGATCGATATAATCCTTTGCGTTGTTAACACCGGCCATCATTCCTTGATCGTATCCGAAGAACAATATAGACAACGCGGCTACACAGTTGATTCCAATGAGAAGCTGGCGCTTCTCCAGCTTGTGGACGACATTCCAAGAGGGAATTTTGTCACTCATATTGGAAGTGGATGGAGAGGGAAATATCGAGTGGTATTAGAGGCTTTTCGCATTAATGATATGGATCTATCGACCGCAACAGAGTTGAAAACGCAGGGAAGATGACCAGGCCCCAGCCCGCGAGGTAGAATAAACTGCGCAACGATAAAAAATAGTTCCACGATCGCGCCTGCATCCTAGCACCCGAGGGTTTTAAAGCTTTTGCATGCAGCGTCAAAGCCCTGGTCACACGCGGCGCAAGTCCGAGTTACCAATGGACGATGACGCACAGGAACTTTCCCCCGGAGATCAACCGAAAAGTAGCCATGCATAGCAAGGAGTGACAGGTCGGATCCGGTGATATTCTGGTGGAACGTGGGGAACGTGGGATAGCAAACCAGTTACCAGTATCGATACAACATGATTTACCCACCAGAATGAGAAAATCCGGGGATTAGGGCCAGAATCCGGACTCGGCAAGTGCCTACTGTATGTGATAGGAATGTCATGGCGGGGCAAGATCTGGGGGCTTTTACCCGGCATACTCACCTTGGCAATCCGAAGGGAGATCCCCTTTCCTTTCTCTGCACATCCAGGGAAGCTCTATTGCGTTCGGCTTGAAATCGGTCCGGAAAGCAAACTGTAAACTGATGAGTGCTATCTACTCCGTGAATTTGAATTCTCCGATAGCATAGCTTTCTGTTATCTCCGCATTTCCCTTAAAAGTAGCCCCGGAATGATGTTCTTGGCACGCCGCTTTTGTGGGCTCGGAGTATTTCTCAGTCCGGGCTTGGCGTTCGGCTTTGGTCGTGTGACATGCTCTCTTGTGATTGGTTGCCGCCGATGAGAGATGCAGCAGCCAGGCACCCTCACCCTGGAGTGTCTTCGAAGGTTTACTTCTGAAAGCCTTCAAACAACCT
Protein-coding sequences here:
- a CDS encoding Major facilitator superfamily domain, general substrate transporter, whose translation is MSDKIPSWNVVHKLEKRQLLIGINCVAALSILFFGYDQGMMAGVNNAKDYIDLMGFGYTEMVDGKVKPVVTNSLLQGGIVSVYYLGTLFGALLGGWLGDRRGRIKTIAAGALWAILGAALQCSAQNHNWMICARFVNGIGTGILNAIVPVWATETAEHTSRGQFIAIEFTLNIFGVVLAYWLEFGLSFIDNGESAFRWRFPIAFQILFLITLFVAVWFFPESPRWLVKVGREEEARYILHRLRGSSGEDLLRAEAEFQDILSIAELERTVNHGDSYLSMLIGYRSGDLHIGRRVQLVIWLQIMQEWVGIAGVTVYAPTIFGIAGFDSTKSQWISGLNNVFYMFATLVCVFTLDRIGRRWTLYWGAVAQGIAMFLAGGFSRLAIDNKAAGDMSKASSYGAAAASMIFIFTSAFGASWLTVPWVYPAEIFPLAVRARGNAFGVVGWSIGNGWLTLLCPVMFNAIGEKTLYIFGASNLIAIPIVWALYPESNQRTLEDMDLLFAANTPWTWDAEKTFARLKVETPGMVQSLGPKVSVVDPETGKPFSVAAVVAASKAGDNALLHIHVPWNIISPRT